A region from the Leptospira venezuelensis genome encodes:
- a CDS encoding NAD(P)-binding protein codes for MSEDRFSRKVFLSTLAFCAAVLGIGSYFRFKKRKIQGSILGPDRETGHRLRQVRTNFSPTSTIQTKVLIAGGGISGLSSGYYLSQFGISNYLILDLEKDIGGNSRYSESNSLKYPWGAHYLPQPGPESVLVRKFLEENGLVQGKDSNGNPIYPEKYLCFDPEERLFYQGRWQAGLVPRRSGEPDSQELLFRKIINSWQNKRGRDGQKAFCIPIDRSSRDPEFLKLDRITFADYLKSLGIQSPEILWYADYCTRDDYGGNSDNISAWAGLHYFCSRLREEEDSPPVLTWPEGNGFLLELLQKPSKDKIRTSTLVERIRKNSGRWEINAYDVKEKKDLLIQAEQVIYSLPSFTRKYILGEEETFLQRLEYSPWLVANLFVDELPQGKGHPPAWENVIYKSKSLGYVVSTHQDLRALRPQSVLTYYLAFGEKDTIASRRSILPKTWENWKEEILTDLKRPHPNIESLVSRIDIMTHAHAMIRPVPGFLWGGEREKLAQSESGIHFAHCDLSGISIFEEALYRGFEASKNVQTFSKRS; via the coding sequence TCCGACAGGTCAGGACCAATTTTTCTCCTACAAGCACGATCCAAACAAAAGTGCTTATCGCAGGAGGAGGGATCTCAGGACTTTCTTCCGGATATTATCTATCCCAATTCGGGATCTCGAATTATTTGATCTTGGACCTGGAGAAGGATATAGGTGGTAATTCCAGATATTCCGAAAGCAATTCTTTAAAATATCCTTGGGGTGCACATTATCTTCCACAACCGGGACCTGAATCAGTTTTAGTTCGTAAATTTTTAGAAGAGAACGGACTCGTCCAAGGCAAAGACTCAAATGGAAATCCAATCTATCCGGAAAAATATCTTTGTTTCGATCCGGAAGAAAGACTTTTTTACCAAGGAAGATGGCAAGCGGGTTTAGTTCCTAGAAGAAGTGGAGAACCTGACTCACAAGAATTATTATTTCGTAAAATTATAAACTCTTGGCAAAACAAAAGGGGAAGAGACGGACAAAAAGCATTCTGTATTCCGATAGATCGTTCTTCCAGAGATCCTGAATTTTTAAAATTGGATCGGATCACTTTTGCCGATTACCTAAAATCACTCGGAATCCAATCACCTGAGATCTTATGGTATGCAGACTATTGCACTCGAGATGATTACGGTGGGAATTCCGACAATATCTCCGCCTGGGCAGGACTTCATTATTTCTGTTCTCGTTTGAGAGAAGAGGAAGATTCTCCGCCAGTTCTAACCTGGCCGGAAGGAAACGGATTCCTGTTGGAGCTCCTACAAAAGCCATCTAAGGATAAGATCAGAACTTCTACACTCGTAGAAAGAATTCGCAAGAATTCAGGACGCTGGGAAATCAATGCATACGATGTAAAAGAAAAGAAAGATCTTCTGATCCAAGCAGAGCAAGTGATCTACTCTCTACCTTCTTTCACCCGAAAATATATTTTGGGAGAGGAGGAAACATTTCTACAAAGATTAGAATATTCTCCTTGGTTGGTTGCAAATCTGTTTGTAGATGAACTGCCTCAAGGAAAAGGTCATCCACCAGCTTGGGAGAATGTAATTTATAAAAGTAAATCTCTTGGATATGTTGTATCGACCCACCAAGATTTAAGAGCGCTTAGGCCTCAATCTGTTCTTACATATTATCTTGCTTTCGGAGAGAAAGATACCATCGCTTCTAGAAGATCTATTCTTCCTAAAACCTGGGAGAATTGGAAAGAAGAGATACTTACCGATCTCAAAAGACCTCATCCCAATATCGAAAGTTTAGTTTCTCGGATTGATATCATGACCCATGCACATGCAATGATACGTCCTGTTCCCGGATTTCTTTGGGGAGGAGAAAGGGAGAAATTAGCACAATCAGAATCAGGAATTCATTTTGCACATTGCGATCTAAGTGGAATTTCCATTTTTGAAGAAGCTTTATATAGAGGATTCGAAGCTTCTAAAAATGTACAAACCTTTTCAAAGAGAAGTTGA